In Bradyrhizobium sp. 195, the sequence CTTCGTTGGCACCAGCAAGGCCGACACTTTCTCGTTTGCCGCGAATTTCGGCAACGACGTCATCAAGGGCTTTGTTGCCCGCGGACCTGCCCACGATACGGTCGAGTTCAGCAAGACCGTGTTCGACAGTTTCGCGAGCGTTCTCTCCCACGCGGCCCAATCAGGCACCGACGTCGTGATCGCGACGGGAAGCGACACGCTTACGCTGAAGAACACCAAGCTGGATGCGTTGACCAGCCACGACTTCCACTTCGCGTAGGGGACTGCGTAACCACATAGACTAGTACTCAACAACGGCCTCGGGGGATCTCTTGGGGGATCCTCCGACAAGGCATGACTCAAGGGCGGCTGCCATGATGGACTTTAGACGGCGGGGGGTGATCCCCCCGCCTGCGAATCTTTTTCGCATTCCACTTCTGCGCATATCAGGACTATGGGCTGGCGGAGGACAGTTGGCGGATGACACCGAACTGCGGACGCCGCGACTGATCGGCTGGGCAAAGCGCTCGGTCGAAGTCCTGCGGCAACGGATATTTGCTGGTCGATCCCAGCCGGCGAAGGATTATGACGAGCCGCAGTCAGAGATGTCGGCTTTCCTGCGGTCTTGCCGCCGGATTTTCTGGGCTCTCGCGGCCTTCAGCGGGATGAGCAATCTCCTCATGCTCACCGGCTCCTTCTTCATGCTGCAAGTCTATGATCGGGTGCTGCCCGGGCGCAGCATACCGACGCTGATCGCCTTGATGGTCCTGGCCGCGGTCCTCTACCTGTTTCAGGGTGGGCTCGACTTCGTCAGAAGCAGGATCAGCGCGCGGGTCGGCCGGTATTTCGATGAAAGGCTCGGCGTTCGCATATTCGACGCGCTTGTGCGCCTGCCTTTGAAGACCAGGGCTGATGGCGACGGCCTGCAGCCGGTGCGGGATCTTGATCAGGTCCGCAGCTTTTTGTCGAGCGGCGGGCCGACGGCGCTGTTCGATCTGCCGTGGATGCCGATCTATCTCGGCGTCTGCTTCCTCTTCCACTTCTGGATTGGGGTCACTGCGCTGGCCGGCGCGTTGGTGTTGATCGGCATTACCATGCTCACAGAAACCCGGACGCGGGGGCCGGCGAAGGCGTCCTCCCGCCTCGCGGTCTCGCGAACGGCACTCGCGCTCGAGGGCCGACGAAATGCGGAGGTTCTGCAGGCCATGGGCATGCGGCAGCAGGCGGCGTTGCGTTGGCAGGATGTCAACGCGAAGTATCTCGCGGCTCATGAGCGGGCCAGCGATGTAGCAAACAGCCTCGGCGGCGCCTCCAAGATCTTCCGGGCCATCCTGCAGTCGCTGGTTCTTGCCGTTGGCGCAGTCCTTGTCATCAACCAGGAATCGACGGCCGGCATCATCATCGCCGGATCGATCCTCAGCGCGCGGGCCTTGGCGCCCGTCGAACTGGCCATTGCGAACTGGAAAGGGTTCGTCGCTGCGCGGCAGTCGGGACAACGGCTCGATGCTTTGCTAAAGCTACTCCCCAGCGAGGAAGAACGGCTGGCATTGCCTCCTCCTGTTGAAGCTCTCACCGTCGAGCATCTCTGTATCGGCGCCCCGAACTCGGAGCGGCCCACCGTCAATGAAGTGTCGTTCCAACTGCGGCGCGGGCAGGCGGTTGGAATCATTGGGCCGAGCGGATCGGGCAAATCGACGCTGGCACGCGCGCTGGTGGGAGTATGGCCGAGCATTCGAGGCCGCATACGGCTGGACAATGCCGCACTCGATCATTGGTCTTCTGACGCCCTCGGCAAGCACATCGGGTACCTGCCTCAGGACGTGGAATTGTTCGATGGCAGCGTTGCAATGAACATTGCGCGGTTCGATCCGCAGGCGACCGCCGCCGCTGTTCTGGAGGCCGCGCATGCCGCGGGCGCGCACGATCTCATCCTCTCGTTTCCGGACGGCTACGGCACGAAGATCGGCGAGGGAGGATTGGCGCTGTCGGCGGGGCAGCGGCAGCGCATCGGGCTCGCACGCGCGTTCTACGGCAAACCGTTCCTGGTCGTGCTCGACGAGCCATCCTCCAATCTCGACGCCGAGGGCGAGGAGGCGCTGACCGAGGCGATCCTGAACGTGCGCCGTCGCGGCGGGATCGTCGTCGTGGTCGCCCATCGTCCGAAGGCGCTTGAAGGCGTCGATCATGTCTTGTGCCTCGGGGAAGGCAGAGTTCAGTCCTTCGGCAAGAGAGAGGAGGTCCTGAAGAAGGTCTTGCGAAATCCCGTGCCCCTCAAGGTGGTCGCGGAAGCTCAAGGAGGCAGCCGATGAACGGACAGGTGGCGCCGGCGATGCAGTCCATCCAGCGTTACATGATCGTCGGTATGATCATGTTCGGTCTGGTGACATTTGGGGTCGGCGGTTGGGCTACAACGAGCCAGTTGTCGGGCGCCGTGATCGCCCAGGGCGTGGTCGTGGTGGATTCGAGCGTCAAGAAGGTTCAGCACGCCACGGGTGGGATCGTGGGTGAGTTGCGTGTGCGCCAGGGCGATCGGGTCAATGCAGGCGACGTTTTGATCCGTCTCGACGAGACTCAGACGCTCGCCAATGCGACGATCGTCACGAACAGCATCGATGAACTGCTCGCGCGCCAGGCTCGTCTGGAGGCCGAGCGCGATGGTGCCGAGCAGCTGGTGTTTCCCAAGGTGCTGCTCGACCGAGCCAAGGAGAGCAACTCCGAGGCTAACCGCGCCATCACTGCGGAGCGGAAGCTGTTCGACCTTCGCCGTCAGGCAAGGAGCGGCCAGAAAGCGCAGTTGCAGGAGAAAAGCGCGCAGTTGGAGAACGAAATCAAGGGCTATACGGGGCAGACCGAGGCCAAGCAGAAGGAAGTCGAATTCATCCGCCAGGAGCTGGAGGGCGTGCGCAGCCTCTGGCAGAAGAATCTGGTGCCGATCACGCGGCTTAATTCCCTCGAGCGCGACTCCGCGCGCATCGAAGGCGAGCGCAGCCAGTTGGCCGGCATGATTGCGCAATCGAAAGGCAAGATCTCCGAAATCGGCCTCCAGATCATTCAGATCGACCAGGACCTGCGGACGGAAGTCGGCAAGGACCTGATCGAAACGCGCTCAAAACTCTCCGAACTGGGCGAGCGCAAGACTGCGGCGGTCGATCAATTGCATCGGATCGATATCAGGGCGCCACAGACCGGCCGCGTCCACGAGCTTAGCGTCCACACGGTCGGCGGGGTCATCTCACCCGGTGAGCAAATCATGCTGATCGTGCCTGACGCGGACTCGCTTGCCGTCGAGGTCAAGCTCGCCCCGCGCGACATCGACCAGGTCTATGTGGGGCAGACCGCGACAATGCGGTTCGCTGCGTTTAACCAGAAGACCACTCCGGAGATCGATGGAGAGGTCAGCATGGTCTCGGCAGATATCACGCAGGATCAGCGCGCCGGCACAAGTTACTACACGGGTCGCATCCTGCTGAAGCCGGAGGAGCTGGCGAAGCTCGGCTCGGCCAAGCTGCTGCCAGGAATGCCGGTCGAGGTCTTCATCAAGACGGCTGGCCGAACTGCGCTGTCGTATCTGCTCAAGCCACTGCACGATCAGGCGGAGCGTGCATTCAAGGAGCGCTGAGTCTCGGTGCAAGCCGTGAGCAGCGCTTGACGAAACGCACGCGAGCTGGCGCCCCTATACCTGGGGCGTCAGCTTTGCTGCGCCCGACCCCGCAGTAGATCGCGCGCCCATCGACCGATCGGCCGCGGTGAGTGTCTGTCGCGCCGTGCCGAGATCACGGATCGTTCAAGCGACCGTCCGCTCAGCACGTCCATCCGCTTGGCGCGCAGGGTCATCGCGACGACGAAGCCGAGTATTGAAGCTTCAGCTCCCACAATGACGAGCAGCTCAATTGGCATATGAAATCAGTCCTGCTGCGAGGGCTGTGTTTTGCGATTTGAGCATGGCGGGTAATTAAATCAATAAAATAATCTGCGACCGGAAAACCGTCCGTCTCGCTTTGGGGTGGCGACGCCGGTTGTCTGGGATCGCGCTTCGCGCGGCTTGCAGGAAAAGGGCCGGTCTTGCCCGGTTTCTCGCTCCATTCTCGCTCCTGGTTTGCAATCGTCGCTGACGCGACGCGAATTGGCCATCGCGTTTAAATAAGATAAATAATCTTGTGTTAATTTCGCCAATTAAATATAAATATATAGATTAAATAACGAAGTGGGTGATCTGCGCGATCGGCAGCGTGGTGCCGAGGTCCGCGTCGATCTGCCATTCGCAGGAGGATCGGCAAATGCAGCGAACCTCAGGCTTGGTCATCGCGGCAGCCGTCGTGATCATCTTCGGGGGCGTTCAATGGGCCGGTGCGGCATTGCTCGCCGTGCCAAGGCTCCCCCAAGCGGACCCTGCGCACATCGAGCTGGGGCGTCCGGCTCTTCCGCCCCTCACTTTCACCTTGTTTTGCCTACGCTATGAGGCCGAATGCCGTCCGCGGCGATTCTTTCGGGGCGGGTCGATCCGGTTGACTGAGGAGCGATGGGCGGAGCTGCGGGAGATCAATCGCAGGGTCAATCTCGCGATCGAGCCGGCCCGCAACGAGCTCGGTCTTGCGGGCGAGGCGTGGATCATCAATCCCGCTCGTGGCGATTGCAACGATTACGCGGTGAGCAAGCGCCACGAGCTGCTTCGGCGCGGCTGGCCGGCTCGCGTCCTGCTATTGAGCGAAGTCGTCGTCAGTTCCGGTGAACATCATCTGGTGCTGCTCGTACGTACCGGGAGCGGCGATCTCGTGCTCGACAATCTCACGCCGCAGGTCAAGCCATGGTCGCGGACGCCCTATCGCTGGGTTCGCGTGCAAAGTCCGAGTCGCAATGGGCTTTGGGCGGCGGTGGGGCAGGAAGGGGCGTGAGCGCGCGGGCGCCAGCATCGCTCCGCACAAAACGTACTGTATAACAGCCCCTTGCCCCATTAATTCAATTGTAAAATAAAATCGAGAATTTAATATGGGTGTGAGAGGTTAAATGACTAAAACGTGAGAGCAGAAAATGGAGCTCCGGGGGAACATTGAAATAGCAACTGAGGAATTTCGAAAGACGAGGATTGTTCCGTCTTCGCGCAAAGGTGTGGTGAGACGCTTCGAGCTTCTCGAGCAAACGGGAGCTAGAGCGAATCCTTGCCGGCGCCAACGTCCCTCATGGCGTTACCTGGTCTTGTGGTATGTGACCTCTGTCGCGTTGCTTTTGCTATTTCCAATATTGAGTTTTGGGCCGTCATTGTGGCGGCTTCCCGCCGCCCAGTCGCTTCCATTTGGCTGTCTTATAGCGTCTTTCGTCCTAAGCGCCGCATATACTCCTTTGATCCCGCCCTCATCCCCGGGGTTGCGATTGGGCAGGACCATCGTGGCCACAACGACGATTTTTGGTGTGGTCTTCTTGGGGTTTGTCCTAGCCAAAGCCGATTATTCCCGCGCCATCACGCTCGGCATTTTCACGTCTGCCTTGGTGCTCGTCCCCGCCCCGTACTTCGTAGGCACTGCGGCGCTGCACCAAGCTTTGGCGCTTGGCGGGCTGCTGGCAGCGGCCGCCGCGGGTTCGTTCGCATTGCGCGTTACGCCCGAGGCCACGGCGCTGCACACCAACACCTTGATCAAGACTCAGTTCTACAACCTAGACGTTCACACTTATTCGAACGCGTTTCCAAAATCTGCGGTGCGCGGCGGTGCGCTCGCCCGGATCGGCGATCGTTATCTTGTGGTGAGCGGAGATGGTCATCTCCATGTCTTCTCCTGGGAAGCAGTGGACCACGTGACCGTCTCTACACTGCCGTCCCGGGTGCCCATCAACGGTGAGGCGTTTTCCGCGGCTGCCGGGCGTCCGTGGGCAGATCGCTTTGAGGCAAATGCACCGCAGGAAGGCCAAAGGAGGCAGGTCGGACACGAAATTCTCAATGCCGAGTGGTTCAGAGCGTATGGCTTGCTAGTTCAGGAGGTCGGAGCGGTTGCCCGCATCTTCGTCTCGCATCCTTACTGGCATGCCACTGAGGAATGTTGGACCGAACGAGTCTCCGTGCTGGAGTCTGACCGCGCCGCAATTCTTCGCGGCGAAGCTTCTTCCGAATGGAAAACTCTGTTTGAAACCACACCCTGTCTTCCGGTCCGCGGCGAGCACCGCCGCCGCGGCATTCCGTTTGTCGGTTATTTTGGAGGCGGCCGGATGGTCCTCCTGGGCGCAGATACGCTGCTGTTGACTGTCGGTGATTTTGGCTTCGACGGGCTTGCTTCAGTTCATGCTTATCCGCAGGATCCGTCCGCGTCGTACGGTAAAACAATTGCGATCAACATCCGTGATGGCTACGCTACAATCTTCACGGCCGGTCACAGGAATCCGCAAGGCCTCTACGTTGACCCGTCTGGGACAATATGGTCGACCGAGCATGGGCCGCAGGGCGGCGACGAACTCAATCGGCTGCTCCGGGGCGCAAACTATGGCTGGCCATACGCGACCTATGGAACAGACTATGGTTCGTTCTCGTGGCCGCTGAACAAGTCTGAAGCGGAGCAGAAGGGCTATGAAGCTCCAGTGTTCGCTTGGGTGCCCTCGATCGCAGTTTCGAATCTAGTCGGGGTGGAGCGCGGAGCGTTTTCGCAGTGGCAAGGTGATCTCCTGATCGCCACACTCAAGGCGGCGACGCTGTTTCGTGCGCGCGTTCGGGGCGGTCAAGTCAAATACCTCGAGGCTGTCCCGATCGGTAGCGGCATTCGCGATATCATCGAGGGTCATGATGGCAGCCTCTTGCTATGGACGGATGATCAATCATTGATCTCGCTGCGGCCGAGAGAAGGTTCAACGGGCGAGGCCCTTTTTGCCGAAAAGTGCAGTAGCTGCCATCAGTCGAAGTTGATCAGCGGAAATCGGATCGGACCGGACCTGCTCGGCATCGTGGGTCGTCGAGTCGCGTCGGTCGAGAGCTATCCTGATTATTCGTCAAGCTTGCGCGCGGTGGGAGGCACATGGACCGAAGAACGCCTGGCGGAGTTTCTCAAAGCGCCAGGCAATTTCTGTCCTGGGACGAGAATGGATTTCGCGGGTGAGGCCAGCACGACAGAGCTCCAAGCGATCCTTGGCTATCTGCGGACACTTTGACAGGGTACAAGGCAAAGTACCTTTTCGCGGCGCGACTTTGACTTCTGTGTCCCATTTTCAAGGCGGTCACGCTCGAACTGCCGGTCTCCAGGACAAGATCTTTGACGCCGAGTGTCCGGCAAACGCGCTTAGGCGGATAGCTGAACGAGAACTCCTCGGCAAGGCAGCCACCGGGCCACCGGTCGTGTCCCGGTAGAGCAAAGCCGTCGGCAGGCGCGGCCTCAAATAGCGCCGTAGCGGACGGACGGCTTTGCGGTGGTCACCGGCAATTCGCCGGTAGGGTTGCGTTGCTGACACCCAACCTGAGTCGAGGAACCGCCGATGACCGACGAGAAGATGAACCTTCGTGCGCTCGTGGAGAAAGGCCGTGATGCCGACCTGCTGCGCGAGATGGTCGGCCGTTCCTCTGGCCTCATCGGGCTGTAGGCCACCGCGATCAATTCCCGGCAGACGACACGCCCAAGCCGCCAGGTTGAGCTGCACCACAGGCAGGCGATTGACCAACCTCGATGAGACCTCCGCGTAAACAGCGTCAGAATAACGCACTGCTTGCCAAGGCCCTTTTGCGCCACCCATCGTTCCGTTATTTTCCAAAACGCGACGGGGCCAACCCTGTAGGTGTTCGAATGCACATGTCGCCCGCGAGCTTTTTACTAGCGATTCTCTTCTTGGCCGGGACGTTTTTGCTTGGAGGGTATAGCGGTCGCCACGATCTGTTTCCATTCCCGTTGTTTCAGGCGCTGAAAACTCGCGCGGGCGCGACGGCTCCCCACGACCTCTACACATTTGATAAAGCGGGGCGGCTCGCATCTGGCGATCGGAAGAATGCTGTCACTTGCCCGCAGCAGACGGACCGTACGGCCGTGCTGCTGCTGATCGGGCAGTCTAACGCTGGAAATCACGCAGGGCAGCGGTTCCGCTCGGAATACGGAGAGAAGGTTGTCAATTTCTTCAATGGGCAATGCTATGTCGCCGCATCGCCCCTGCTGGGATCTGACGGCATCGGCGGCGAATATTGGACCCAACTCGGCAACCTTCTGCTGGATCACAAATCGTTTGATCAGGTCGTACTGGCGCCCGCGGCCATTAGCGGCGCGGAGGTGTCTCGTTGGGGGCCCGGCGGCGATCTGAACAGAACCATGACCGACACAGCGAGCCAGCTGCAGCAGCGGGGTTATCTTGTGACGCACGTCATCTGGGTCCAAGGTGAGATCGACTATGTGAGGGGAACGAACGAGAAGGACTACCGCGATCGCTTTGTGTCGCTGGTCAGTTCGTTGAGATCTTTTGGCGTTGCGGCGCCGGTATACGTTGCCATCGCAACCAAGTGCCTGGGAGCAAGCAACGGCGGAACGCGCTTCCATTCTGCCGACAACCCGGTCGCGCGCGCTCAACTGGCGCTTCCCGATCCGGCCGCCAATCTGAGAAGCGGAGTTAATTCAGACGCCTTGCTTGGCGATCTGGATCGGTACGACGATTGTCATTTCGGCGCTTCGGGAGAGCAAAAGGTCGCGAGAGCCTGGGCAGACCTTCTGCTGTCAACTCTCCCCTAGGCGGGCCAAGACTGTGATCTGTCAGGCGATTGTTTTTTGGAAGGTGCTGCACCGCCGCACTATGACACTGCACAGGCCTGACCTTCGATGCGATGCTCGAAAGCAAGCCGATTGGGGTGCTAACACCTGGAGGCGCGGACCGAGCGGCTCCCAAAGGCAGGGGGTCTAACGATTGCTGCCGTAACCACGAAAAGTCGAGGAAGGCGGCTCTCTGCCGAAGAAACAAAACAATACGCATTGTGTAATTGACGTTTGCGCTCGCGCCTCACTGCTCGGCCATCCCGACGCGGTGATCCAACAGCGTTTGACATGCTGCACTGCTTGCGCCCTTGCCCAGCGCGTCAGTTGCTGCGCTTGCACAAAAACGATCGCTTTCGGAGCGAAGCGGACATGTACAAGCATTTTATGAATATGCGCCATAGCACTGCTTATCGTGCCCGGGGCTACCGCCTTCTTTATGGGGGCTAATCTTTTGATGGGGGCTAATCTTTTCCTGTGCAGCCGATAAGCGTTGTACAAAGACTATGGTTGCCCGGGGAGACAATTCGTAGCGCCACGTTTCGAGCGGACGACGTAGTCGGCGATTCGGTGGGCCGCTTGCACCGTTCCTTTGCGGTGACCCAGATTGAGCCCGTCATCTTCAGCCCCCGGGGAGATGCGGCAAATTGACAAGGCGTTCGCGAACGGCAAAATGCCAAGGTCGCGTCAACTCAGAACGGCAAAGCTGTTACCTCGCGCTGAACCAGCGCGCACTTCGGAAGCCTTGCGACGGGCGCTTCCAGAGCTGGTCATGATTGATCGATACGAGCGGCGGGCATTGGTGCGCTACTACGGCGCCTTGCGTGATATGATGCAGTAGTGAGCTAATCGGTGGTCAAATATGACAATTGGACTCCGCTTCATGTCGCTGCCCGTTCGCTTGTGCGACTGTGTTGCGGGTGAGCAAGCTATTCGATCATTGAGTTGTTGAATTCGACAAGTTGTGTTCCTAATTTTGGCCTGACCATGAATTTCGTGCAGTCGAATCTAGGCGGTTAGCAGTTCAAATTTGGTGGTGCTTCCGATGTTGCGAGATCCCAGAATGTCCGATGACCGTGTGGATCAATGGCTCGCATTTGCGCGCGAGTTCTTGAGGGCGCTCGCAGTTCGTAAGCGGAAGCAGTTCGATCGGAGGGTGTCGATCGGAGACCTTCTCACCGAGCGCGAGGATAACGCCGCAGCATATGGCTTTGGAGAGGGCAGCACGATGTACGACAACGTGCTCGTACTGGGATCTGTGAAGGTCGGACGAAATACCTGGATTGGACCGGGATGTATTCTGGATGGATCAGGTGGAGATTTGCAGATCGGCGATTGGTGCTCCATCTCCGCGGGCGTTCAGATCTACACGCATCATACGGTCAATCGTTCAATATCGCTCGGAAGGGAGCCAATTGATTGCGCTCCCACTCGGATCGGTGATGGCGTATACATTGGCCCGAACTCGGTGGTTCAGATGGGTGTCACGATCGGCAATCAGGCTATTATAGGGACCAACTCTTTCGTCAATAGGGATATTCCTGCCGGTGCTAAGGCATTTGGTTGCCCTGCGCTAGTCCGGCCTAGTCAGAGCTAACTAATGTAGCCTGGAGACTGCTCTCGTCGGCTTATCGCCTTCGAGCAAAGAGACCGCTCAAAAGTTGGAAATCAACATGCAATGCCGCAGACGGTTGCAGCGCTTGGAGCCAGGCCCAAATCCGCCAGCAAATTAAATGCTGTTATTGAATTGGTTCAACATTAAATGTCAAAATAAAGCGACGAGCTCGCGATCGAACTGGCGCACGAGAGATTGAAGGCACCTGCCAGCCGATGCAAATCGTGATCGCCACCGGCGAAACTCAAATCGCGCGATTAACTTATTTAATTTGAGAAGGCGATGATTTTGGTCTACCTTCAAGATCGGGCTGGATTTTAGCAGGACGAGCCGATGACCCAACTCGACGCGGAAGGCGATGATCGTCGTGAGTTCTTGAAGACCTGCGGAAAATTCGCCGCGGTTACTCCTCCGACAGTGACGCTGTTGCTCTCCACTTCCCTGACCTCGGCCGCGATAGCCAGTTCAGGGGGGCGCATTGTGCGTGGCAACAACGGCTTCGGCAATGGCGGCGGTGACGGCACCCCCAACGGGAAAGAGGACGACAATAGGTAAATCGGCGGCCCTTGGGCCGCCGCGGTGTGGCTGGGAATCAGCCGGTCCGGCGGCGTCTTTGTGCGGACGAGCGGTTGATCAGGAGATCGTTCAGCTTCTTGCCGGCGCGCAGCTGCGCTTTCAGCCAGCGGGGCTGCTTGCCGCGGCCGGACCAGGTTTCGGAGGGGTTCTTCGGGTTCTGGTATTTCGGTAGCACCGGGGGGTACGGACGGCGCTGACGTTCCCCGGTCGGGGACGACACGGCGGTCCCCTCAATCTTGCGCAGCCGCTCTTCGAGCTTGGCCTTTTCCGCGGTCATCCTGCGACTGAGAACGGTCGTGACCTCATCGTAAAGCCGCCACAGCTCGGCTGTGGTCAAGTTGGCCCAGTCACCCTTCTCCATGGAAGCCGTCCCCAGCTACTTCCGAACCGAAACTGGAGGGGGATTATCAGGTCATACCAGGGTTGGGCAAGCGCGATCCGAGCGCGTGGCGGCGCTTGTGTGCAGTGCAGTACTTGGTGCTAGCGGTTGAGGCTGTGTCCCCGACCGCGCGGTCGCTTCCCAAGCGCCCTCCGTCCGGGGGGGCGTCGCTTGGGCTCGAGCAATCGCTTCTCTGCTTTCAACACGCGAATACGTAAGTTCTGCAATTCGGTGAATTGAACGATGAGGGCCTTATGTGTTTGATGCAAAATCGCCGAAGAATACATGTGATCACCTACTCATTGCCAACGACGACCCGTGCCGATCATTGAAGTTGCTGAATTGGCGAATCAGCTTCAAGCGCGGTACTGGGACTTCATCGGTTACTACACGGGCTACGATAAACAGCAGCCTTGTTCGGTCCTTGACTACCTGCCGTTGCTTTGATGAATAGTAATACTTTTTCTCACCTCTCTTCCCGAAGCGAGGGCTTCACGAACAGCCTCGCATCAGTGAAACTTCGTCGAATGTTAGATTTGAATCGCGAATGTCCCTATATATCGTTCGTAATATCCGGCACTAGCTAAGGTAGTTGGATGTTGACCATAATAATAACCCCCCGATCAGTACGACCGATGACATTCTTGGAGTGAATTTTCAGATCGGGGCTATCAAAAATTGTAGACGAAACTTCAATATCCTCGTGGAATTTGCGGTTTCTTATTTTGCGTTGAGCACCGCATTCTTACGGTGCTGCAAGCATTCTCTGGGCGAGCTACGGTAGCGCGGCCATCGAGCGTTGCCGCCAGGCGGTGTCTCAGACCTAAGACGCGTCGCTAGTGAGGGGCCTGACTGGTTATAAATTCGCGCGTCTCAAAAGGGGGGTGGGATTAAACGGCCGCAAGGGGGGTTGTTAGCAACAGGCAGGGGAAGCATGCGCCGTACCAGAATTGTCATCGCTGATCGACATCCGATCGTCTTGCAAGGGATTAGGAGCGTTCTTGCGGCGCAGCGTGATTTTGCGGTCGTTGCTTCTTGCAGCGATGGCGCTAGCTGTATCGAGGCAATTCGATTTCTTGCGCCGGACGTCGCGCTTGTCGATGCTGCACTACCCGACTTCAGTCGACAGCGGATCCTCGCTCCTACAAAGGCCGTCGGCCGCCGTGCTCCGATAATCTTTTTCACCGGTATGGCGGGCGACAGTGAGTTACAAAGGCTGGCCTCGGACGGCGCCTGCATCGTCCTCTCGAAAGATTCGGGTGTGGAGATGCTGGTCGCAACTCTGCGGAAAGCTGCCCGGCGCCAAGCAGCCGCCTCGAGCACCGGTCACGTCAGCGAGAAGCCCCACGCCGGTGAGAAGCCCCTGACACAGCTAACTGACCGGGAGCGGCAGATCATGCGGCTGGTATCGGAGGGGCTATCGAACAAGGAGATTGGGCGTCGGTTGAATCTTGCCGACGGTACGATCAAGGTCCATCTTCATCATATCTTTCAGAAGCTGGATATCAGCAATCGTACGGTTCTTGCGGCATTGGCGATTTCGCGAAACGAGCTGCATTCAGCGCCAGGTGAGTTGGATTCCCTTGATCTTTTGCGTCAGGATCCGGCCAGCGCTGATTGATAGGCTGGGCCTGGCGTTTTCGGGAGTCTGCGAAAGGCGGTCTATCGCGCTGCGAGATGCTCAATCATGTTGCGGCAGGCCCCTTCGG encodes:
- a CDS encoding type I secretion system permease/ATPase, which translates into the protein MSAFLRSCRRIFWALAAFSGMSNLLMLTGSFFMLQVYDRVLPGRSIPTLIALMVLAAVLYLFQGGLDFVRSRISARVGRYFDERLGVRIFDALVRLPLKTRADGDGLQPVRDLDQVRSFLSSGGPTALFDLPWMPIYLGVCFLFHFWIGVTALAGALVLIGITMLTETRTRGPAKASSRLAVSRTALALEGRRNAEVLQAMGMRQQAALRWQDVNAKYLAAHERASDVANSLGGASKIFRAILQSLVLAVGAVLVINQESTAGIIIAGSILSARALAPVELAIANWKGFVAARQSGQRLDALLKLLPSEEERLALPPPVEALTVEHLCIGAPNSERPTVNEVSFQLRRGQAVGIIGPSGSGKSTLARALVGVWPSIRGRIRLDNAALDHWSSDALGKHIGYLPQDVELFDGSVAMNIARFDPQATAAAVLEAAHAAGAHDLILSFPDGYGTKIGEGGLALSAGQRQRIGLARAFYGKPFLVVLDEPSSNLDAEGEEALTEAILNVRRRGGIVVVVAHRPKALEGVDHVLCLGEGRVQSFGKREEVLKKVLRNPVPLKVVAEAQGGSR
- a CDS encoding HlyD family type I secretion periplasmic adaptor subunit, with translation MNGQVAPAMQSIQRYMIVGMIMFGLVTFGVGGWATTSQLSGAVIAQGVVVVDSSVKKVQHATGGIVGELRVRQGDRVNAGDVLIRLDETQTLANATIVTNSIDELLARQARLEAERDGAEQLVFPKVLLDRAKESNSEANRAITAERKLFDLRRQARSGQKAQLQEKSAQLENEIKGYTGQTEAKQKEVEFIRQELEGVRSLWQKNLVPITRLNSLERDSARIEGERSQLAGMIAQSKGKISEIGLQIIQIDQDLRTEVGKDLIETRSKLSELGERKTAAVDQLHRIDIRAPQTGRVHELSVHTVGGVISPGEQIMLIVPDADSLAVEVKLAPRDIDQVYVGQTATMRFAAFNQKTTPEIDGEVSMVSADITQDQRAGTSYYTGRILLKPEELAKLGSAKLLPGMPVEVFIKTAGRTALSYLLKPLHDQAERAFKER
- a CDS encoding transglutaminase-like cysteine peptidase, translated to MQRTSGLVIAAAVVIIFGGVQWAGAALLAVPRLPQADPAHIELGRPALPPLTFTLFCLRYEAECRPRRFFRGGSIRLTEERWAELREINRRVNLAIEPARNELGLAGEAWIINPARGDCNDYAVSKRHELLRRGWPARVLLLSEVVVSSGEHHLVLLVRTGSGDLVLDNLTPQVKPWSRTPYRWVRVQSPSRNGLWAAVGQEGA
- a CDS encoding PQQ-dependent sugar dehydrogenase; its protein translation is MATTTIFGVVFLGFVLAKADYSRAITLGIFTSALVLVPAPYFVGTAALHQALALGGLLAAAAAGSFALRVTPEATALHTNTLIKTQFYNLDVHTYSNAFPKSAVRGGALARIGDRYLVVSGDGHLHVFSWEAVDHVTVSTLPSRVPINGEAFSAAAGRPWADRFEANAPQEGQRRQVGHEILNAEWFRAYGLLVQEVGAVARIFVSHPYWHATEECWTERVSVLESDRAAILRGEASSEWKTLFETTPCLPVRGEHRRRGIPFVGYFGGGRMVLLGADTLLLTVGDFGFDGLASVHAYPQDPSASYGKTIAINIRDGYATIFTAGHRNPQGLYVDPSGTIWSTEHGPQGGDELNRLLRGANYGWPYATYGTDYGSFSWPLNKSEAEQKGYEAPVFAWVPSIAVSNLVGVERGAFSQWQGDLLIATLKAATLFRARVRGGQVKYLEAVPIGSGIRDIIEGHDGSLLLWTDDQSLISLRPREGSTGEALFAEKCSSCHQSKLISGNRIGPDLLGIVGRRVASVESYPDYSSSLRAVGGTWTEERLAEFLKAPGNFCPGTRMDFAGEASTTELQAILGYLRTL
- a CDS encoding sialate O-acetylesterase, which encodes MHMSPASFLLAILFLAGTFLLGGYSGRHDLFPFPLFQALKTRAGATAPHDLYTFDKAGRLASGDRKNAVTCPQQTDRTAVLLLIGQSNAGNHAGQRFRSEYGEKVVNFFNGQCYVAASPLLGSDGIGGEYWTQLGNLLLDHKSFDQVVLAPAAISGAEVSRWGPGGDLNRTMTDTASQLQQRGYLVTHVIWVQGEIDYVRGTNEKDYRDRFVSLVSSLRSFGVAAPVYVAIATKCLGASNGGTRFHSADNPVARAQLALPDPAANLRSGVNSDALLGDLDRYDDCHFGASGEQKVARAWADLLLSTLP
- a CDS encoding acyltransferase, which gives rise to MSDDRVDQWLAFAREFLRALAVRKRKQFDRRVSIGDLLTEREDNAAAYGFGEGSTMYDNVLVLGSVKVGRNTWIGPGCILDGSGGDLQIGDWCSISAGVQIYTHHTVNRSISLGREPIDCAPTRIGDGVYIGPNSVVQMGVTIGNQAIIGTNSFVNRDIPAGAKAFGCPALVRPSQS
- a CDS encoding H-NS histone family protein, with protein sequence MEKGDWANLTTAELWRLYDEVTTVLSRRMTAEKAKLEERLRKIEGTAVSSPTGERQRRPYPPVLPKYQNPKNPSETWSGRGKQPRWLKAQLRAGKKLNDLLINRSSAQRRRRTG
- a CDS encoding response regulator transcription factor, which produces MRRTRIVIADRHPIVLQGIRSVLAAQRDFAVVASCSDGASCIEAIRFLAPDVALVDAALPDFSRQRILAPTKAVGRRAPIIFFTGMAGDSELQRLASDGACIVLSKDSGVEMLVATLRKAARRQAAASSTGHVSEKPHAGEKPLTQLTDRERQIMRLVSEGLSNKEIGRRLNLADGTIKVHLHHIFQKLDISNRTVLAALAISRNELHSAPGELDSLDLLRQDPASAD